The following DNA comes from Candidatus Poribacteria bacterium.
GACCGGTCGCTCGCGTAAGACGTTGTTGTCGGTCGAATGGGAGCGGATTCTCATCTAAAAAGGTTTGTGCTGCCTGAATCTTTTCGTGCAACTGAGATTGCTCAGTCTGTCTGTCGTCTAATTGGCTTGACAACGTGTCAATTTGATTATCCAATTCTGCCAGATCTGAAGTCTGTCTATCTGCTTCAGCGAACTGATCCGCTGCGCGCGCTACATCTAATTTGGCATCACGATAGCGCGGCATTTTCTGAGCGTGTTCCTGAGATGTGGTTTGATAGGCTTTCTCTTTTTCGTCATAAAGAGTTTGATCAGTTTTCACCTGCGCTTCTGTCTGGGTTTTCTCGGTTGTTGCTGTATCGAGTGCTTTCTCTGCATTTTCGAGATCGGATTTTGCGGTATCATACGTCTGCTTTTCAGGACGAAGCCGGTCAGCACGATTCGCGTTTTCGAGCGTCGTTTGAAGTGTATGAATCTCGGGTTGCTGCTCAGTGAGTTCATTTTGACGATCTTTTGAAGATTGGAGTCTCTCAAAATCGACTGTGCGTCCCTCTTCGCGCTGCTTTTCATCTTGAATGTGTTGGCTTTGCGTTCCTAATGCATCGGCTTCCGTTTGTAAACTCTCAAGTTCTGTTTCGGCTTCTGTAAGTTGCTCCTGAGAGGCTTCCGGAATTTTGTTCAGTTTGTCGAGAACATCGGCATTCGCTGCCTCAACTTCGTTAACTTTCTCATTTAATGCTTGCCGAAGTAGGTCGTAGATGTGGATACCCGCGGTCGCTTCCAGAATCTGTCGTCTATCCTCCTGCTTTGCCTTCAAGAACGCCGCAAACTCGCCCTGTGCGAGCATAACGGAACGTCTGAAAGCATCAAAATCAAGCCCTAAGATAGATTCAACCTCTTCACTGACCGTTCTTTGACTTGAACCGAGAGTTTTACCTTTACCGCTCAATTTATCGCTAATTAACTTGTTATCTTCTGCATAAGACAACCGCACCTCTGCAGGACTCCCGCGGCGCAGGGACCAAACAGCAACATAACGCGTTTCGTTTGCGATAAAATGGACCTCAACAAATCCTTCCGTTTCCCCATGGCTGATGAGATGTCTCGGATGCTGACTTCCCGTTCCACTCAAGCGAGGCGTTTTCCCGTAGAGCGCGACACAGATTGCATCCAACAAAGTGGTTTTTCCTGCCCCTGTTGGACCGGTAATCGCGACAAGCGAAGCATCACCTAACGGCGGGTTTTCAAAATCGAGTTCAATGGGTTCACGAAAACTATTCAGGTTTTTAAGTTTGAGTCTACATAATTTCATACTTTTAATTTTTTCTTGCGGTTAAATCTATTTATAGACATAGCACTCCGCTGGAGTGCGGTGCCTTGAAACAACAATTCTATAGACATATCACCCCTACGGGGTGGGGAAAAGATTGAAACCCCCTTCTGAGCTGTCTGAAACCATCTGGAGCAATTCACTAAATGTCTGTGCTAAGGTTTCATCGGGGAGTTCACCATCGAATTTCGCCTTGTGAAATTGCGCAAAGATTTTTTCGGGACGTTCCATTTCCTCAACAGGAATTACCGGTCCTTGTGTTGCCTCTGGCAGTTCAATTTCAACGCTCAGCACCTCGCCGCCGCGATCGCCAAAGGCTTGCCGAATTTCATCGTTGATGCCCGTTTGAGGCTTGCTTAATTTTAGTTTGATTTGGATGTACTTACCGCCCCAGTTACCCGTCATCGCTCTTGAAAGGATAGCGGCTTCATCACCCTCAACAGTACACAGCTCCTTGAAAACAGGAATCTCAATATCTTCATCTCGCACCAGCGATCCATCATCAGACAATTCCAGCAGATACACTTTCTTGGAATAGCCTGTCTCGTTGAACCGCAGTGGGATTGGTGAGCCTGAATATCGGATCGGGTAATCGGTGTCCTTGATTGTTTGTGGTCTGTGGAGATGCCCAAGTGCGACATAATTCACACCGTCCGGAAAATCAGCGGCACGAATAGCCGTTGCGCCGCCAATCTGGATATTTCGTTCGGAATTGGTTTCTTTCCCGCCTTGAACGAAGAGATGTCCCATTAAAATTTTAGGGAGTTCTGCA
Coding sequences within:
- a CDS encoding exonuclease SbcCD subunit D, with the protein product MPRIFSQRLICLKKGLRFATIIPIRSAKQSTTDGKRTKNMKILHTADWHIGQRLHERSRLDEHKQFLDWLLETIQKRKVELLLVSGDIFDTSLPSAEATNLYYRFLYRLFDETDAYTVITAGNHDSARHLEAPREFLEMGKIYVVGLATEPAKCVLPFPPDNPRLMVAAVPYLLESELRHFSYQTEAERNDRYREWLKAFYADCVAYMPAELPKILMGHLFVQGGKETNSERNIQIGGATAIRAADFPDGVNYVALGHLHRPQTIKDTDYPIRYSGSPIPLRFNETGYSKKVYLLELSDDGSLVRDEDIEIPVFKELCTVEGDEAAILSRAMTGNWGGKYIQIKLKLSKPQTGINDEIRQAFGDRGGEVLSVEIELPEATQGPVIPVEEMERPEKIFAQFHKAKFDGELPDETLAQTFSELLQMVSDSSEGGFNLFPTP